One genomic window of Punica granatum isolate Tunisia-2019 chromosome 1, ASM765513v2, whole genome shotgun sequence includes the following:
- the LOC116192382 gene encoding probable pectinesterase/pectinesterase inhibitor 21, whose translation MSNGYDRVSGQRGRGKLKYVIAGVAGLMLVACIIGVAVQSSKGGDGKSNQGQGSGQVSQSMKAVQAICQPTDYRETCVNALSAAAGNTTDPKELMRTGFQVATDRIRGAIKNSSVVRELAKDPMAQKAVDVCEALLNSSIDDLQMSFERLGAFDITKLDQYTADLNVWLSGAYTFQESCLDAFENTTGDAGEKMKQILKTSRELTSNAMAMVSQISTIVGSLNVSAIGRRLMSEDTRNGEIPNWVDNRGRMLLAATPANIKPDVIVAKDGSGKYKTIGEALKDVPPKNTKNFVIYIKEGVYAERVLVDKNMANVMMIGDGPKKTIVTGHLNFVDGVQTSATATFTAMGPNFIAKDMAFENTAGAIKHQAVALRVQSDKSIFYNCEMNGYQDTLYTHAHRQFYRDCTISGTIDFIFGDALAVLQNCKMIVRKPMENQQCIVTASGRGERHSASAIVFMNATITGDPEYIPVMDQNPAYLGRPWKNYSRTIIMQSDIDNIIQPQGWLPWAGSLYLNTCFYAEYQNRGPGSDTSKRATWKGVKKISPQHILDFTPKIFFKGDDAWITASGVPYSPGLMKV comes from the exons ATGTCGAACGGGTATGATCGTGTCTCTGGCCAGCGGGGCCGAGGAAAGCTCAAGTATGTCATCGCCGGGGTCGCAGGGTTAATGCTGGTGGCCTGCATAATCGGTGTGGCAGTCCAGTCGAGCAAAGGCGGGGATGGCAAGTCAAACCAGGGTCAAGGCAGCGGCCAG GTATCTCAATCGATGAAGGCGGTCCAGGCTATTTGTCAGCCGACGGACTATAGGGAAACCTGCGTCAATGCCCTGTCAGCCGCAGCGGGAAACACCACCGACCCCAAGGAGCTAATGAGGACCGGGTTCCAGGTTGCAACCGACCGGATCAGAGGGGCGATAAAGAATTCCTCAGTGGTGAGGGAGCTCGCAAAGGACCCAATGGCTCAAAAGGCAGTCGATGTCTGTGAGGCGCTCCTCAACTCCTCCATCGATGATCTCCAGATGTCGTTTGAGAGGTTAGGTGCGTTTGACATCACCAAGCTCGATCAGTATACAGCAGACCTCAACGTCTGGCTCAGCGGGGCGTACACCTTCCAGGAAAGCTGCTTGGATGCATTCGAGAACACAACAG GCGATGCTGGAGAGAAGATGAAGCAGATTTTGAAGACATCAAGAGAACTTACGAGCAACGCGATGGCAATGGTCTCCCAGATATCCACGATCGTTGGCTCACTGAATGTATCTGCAATAGGAAGGCGCTTGATGTCCGAGGATACAAGAAATGGCGAAATCCCAAACTGGGTAGACAACAGAGGGCGGATGCTCCTTGCAGCCACCCCGGCAAATATAAAGCCCGATGTGATCGTGGCCAAGGATGGGAGCGGCAAGTATAAAACAATCGGCGAGGCCTTGAAAGATGTCCCCCCCAAGAACACGAAGAACTTTGTGATATACATAAAGGAAGGAGTGTATGCAGAGAGGGTGCTAGTCGATAAGAACATGGCTAACGTCATGATGATTGGGGATGGCCCGAAGAAGACCATAGTCACAGGGCATTTAAATTTTGTCGACGGGGTCCAGACGTCCGCCACTGCAACTTTCA CGGCAATGGGACCCAATTTCATAGCGAAGGACATGGCGTTTGAGAACACTGCCGGAGCCATAAAGCACCAGGCAGTCGCTCTCCGCGTTCAGTCGGACAAGTCCATCTTCTACAACTGCGAGATGAACGGGTACCAGGACACGCTCTACACGCACGCCCATAGGCAGTTCTACCGGGACTGCACCATCTCTGGCACGATCGACTTCATCTTCGGGGATGCCCTGGCCGTCCTCCAGAACTGCAAGATGATCGTCCGGAAGCCCATGGAGAACCAACAGTGCATCGTCACCGCCTCAGGTAGGGGAGAAAGACACTCTGCATCCGCGATCGTCTTCATGAACGCCACCATTACTGGTGATCCAGAGTACATTCCTGTCATGGACCAGAACCCGGCCTACCTCGGACGGCCCTGGAAGAACTACTCCAGGACTATCATCATGCAATCCGACATAGACAATATAATCCAGCCTCAAGGATGGTTGCCCTGGGCAGGTTCCCTCTACCTCAACACGTGCTTCTACGCTGAGTACCAGAACAGGGGGCCCGGCTCGGACACGTCCAAGAGAGCGACCTGGAAAGGGGTCAAGAAGATCTCGCCTCAACACATCCTCGACTTTACGCCCAAGATATTCTTCAAGGGTGATGATGCCTGGATTACCGCCAGCGGAGTGCCATACAGTCCTGGCCTGATGAAAGTGTAG
- the LOC116192384 gene encoding probable acylpyruvase FAHD1, mitochondrial, protein MASSGLQRLLQAGTKIVAVGRNYAAHAKELGNAVPKEPVLFLKPTSSYLENGGTIEVPHPLESLDHEVELAVVICQKARDVAEATAMDYVGGYALALDMTAREIQSSAKSAGLPWTVAKGQDTFTPISSVLDKSMVPDPDNLELWLKVDDEIRQKGSTKDMIFKIPHLISHISTIMTLFEGDVILTGTPKGVGPVKVGQKVTAGITGLLNIHFNVEKRRKLSSC, encoded by the exons ATGGCGTCGAGCGGACTCCAGAGGCTCCTGCAAGCCGGCACCAAAATCGTCGCCGTCGGCCGCAACTATGCCGCCCACGCCAAGGAGCTCGGCAACGCCGTCCCCAAG GAGCCGGTTCTGTTCCTGAAGCCGACATCGTCTTACTTGGAGAATGGAGGTACGATCGAGGTCCCGCATCCGCTTGAATCGCTCGATCACGAGGTGGAGCTCGCTGTCGTGATCTGCCAGAAGGCTCGTGATGTGGCCGAGGCCACCGCCATGGATTACGTCGGAG GATATGCTCTCGCACTCGATATGACTGCGAGGGAAATTCAGTCTTCAGCAAAG TCTGCTGGTCTTCCGTGGACAGTGGCAAAAGGGCAGGACACTTTCACTCCAATCAGTTCTGTT CTTGACAAGTCAATGGTGCCAGACCCTGACAACTTGGAACTTTGGCTCAAG GTGGATGATGAAATACGGCAAAAGGGCTCGACCAAGGACATGATTTTTAAGATTCCTCATCTCATTAGCCATATAAGCACTATCATGACGCTTTTTGAAGGAGACGTGATATTGACAG GCACTCCCAAGGGTGTGGGTCCAGTGAAAGTCGGTCAAAAAGTTACAGCAGGCATAACGGGCCTACTCAATATCCACTTCAATGTTGAAAAACGTAGAAAGCTCAGTTCTTGTTAA